ATAAAGTAGACGCTTTGAAAAAAGCAGTAAAATAAAAAATATAAATCGTTGTACCTTTGGTGCGGCGATTTTTAATTTTATTAACTTTTGGGATTAACTTAACTATACATGATGTTTTGATAAATTAGAAAATTTGACAAATACAAATAATATGTCATGACTTCTGTAGTGTTGAAACAATAAGAATATCATAAAACTTTACAAATCGTAAAAATATTACTTAAGAACTGATTTGTCAATTTGAATAATATGTGTTAGAATAAAAAGGTTGAATTCTAGCAGAAAGTTTTGGATGTATGCGTAAAATTGTGATTAATGGTGGCAAACCTTTAAAGGGAGAGGTTGCTATTTCAGGTGCAAAGAATAGTGTAGTGGCTTTGATTCCTGCGACTATTCTTGCAGAGGATATTGTTATATTAGATGGTGTTCCTGCTATTTCCGATGTTGATAGTTTAATTGAAATCATGGAAATCATGGGCGCTAAAGTAAAAAGAAAAGAGGATACTCTTGAAATTGATCCACGTGGCATAAAAAATCAGCCAATGCCTTATGGTAAGATTAATAGTTTACGTGCATCATATTACTTCTATGGTAGTTTATTAAGTCGTTTTGGTGAGGCTACAGTAGGTCTACCAGGTGGTTGTGACCTTGGCCCTCGTCCTATTGATTTACACCTTAAAGCTTTTGAAGCTATGGGGGCTACGATTTCGTATGAAGATGAAGCAATGCGCTTGGCGACAAACGGTGAATCTATTCATGGTGCACATATCTATATGGATACGGTCAGTGTTGGCGCGACGATTAATACGATGCTTGCAGCAACTAAGGCAAATGGTCGTACGATTATTGAGAATGCTGCGCGTGAGCCAGAAATCATTGACGTAGCTACTTTGTTAAACAATATGGGAGCTCACATTCGTGGTGCTGGTACAGATGTGATTACAATTGAAGGTGTTGATTACCTTCATGGCACACGTCACCAAATCATTCCTGACCGTATTGAAGCTGGTACTTATATTGCCATGGCAGCAGCAATGGGTGAAGGGGTTCGTATTACCAATGTCCTTTATGAACACTTAGAGAGTTACATTGCAAAACTCGAAGAAATGGGCGTTCGTATGACGGTTGAAGAGGATTCTATCTTTGTTGAAAAACAATCAGTATTGAAAGCTGTGTCAGTGAAAACGTCACCATATCCAGGTTTTGCGACTGATTTGCAACAACCAATCACACCGTTGTTGTTGACAGCTGAAGGACGTGGTACTATCCTAGATATCATTTATGAAAAACGTACTAATCACGTTGCTGAATTGGTACGAATGGGTGCTGATATTTCTATTGTTGGTGGTCGTATTGCTTACCAAGGACCTAATAAATTAACAGGAGCTCCTGTTAAAGCGTCTGATTTGCGTGCAGGTGCAGCGCTTGTTATTGCAGGTCTAATGGCAGAAGGTCAAACAGAAATTACCAACGTTGAATTTATTTTGCGCGGTTATTCAAATATCATTGAAAAATTAACAGACCTAGGTGCTGATATTAAATTAATTGAAGATTAAGAGGAAGCCTAAGGGCTTCTTTCTTTGTCGCGCGTGGTCAGATAGCAAGAGACAAAATTAGAACCTCTTGTGATATAATAGAACTATGGATATTTGGACACGTTTGGGACGTTATGCGTTTTTTGAGACAGAGCGCATGTATTTACGCCCTTTTGCTTATAAGGATAGTCAGGACTTTTTTGAGATTTGTAGCAATCCTGATAATCTTCGGTTTATTTTTCCAAGTCGAGCTAGTCACCATGAAAGTGATTATCTAATGGTTCATTATTTCATGAAAGAGCCACTTGGGGTTTGGGCAATTGAAGATAAAAAATCTCATAAAATGATTGGCTGTATTCGATTTGAGAAGATAGATTTGAATCGTTTATCTGCAGAAATTGGTTATTTTTTAAATCAACAGTTTTGGGGACAAGGCTTGATGACAGAATGCTTGAAAACCTTATGTTTTTTAAGCTTTCAGGAATTTGGCTTTAAAGAATTACATGTTA
This sequence is a window from Streptococcus macedonicus ACA-DC 198. Protein-coding genes within it:
- a CDS encoding Ribosomal-protein-S5p-alanine acetyltransferase translates to MDIWTRLGRYAFFETERMYLRPFAYKDSQDFFEICSNPDNLRFIFPSRASHHESDYLMVHYFMKEPLGVWAIEDKKSHKMIGCIRFEKIDLNRLSAEIGYFLNQQFWGQGLMTECLKTLCFLSFQEFGFKELHVIVHEENLASQRVAQKSGFKLKQRFKGSDRYTRKMRDYVDHQISKGDYRYE
- the murA2 gene encoding UDP-N-acetylglucosamine 1-carboxyvinyltransferase, whose translation is MRKIVINGGKPLKGEVAISGAKNSVVALIPATILAEDIVILDGVPAISDVDSLIEIMEIMGAKVKRKEDTLEIDPRGIKNQPMPYGKINSLRASYYFYGSLLSRFGEATVGLPGGCDLGPRPIDLHLKAFEAMGATISYEDEAMRLATNGESIHGAHIYMDTVSVGATINTMLAATKANGRTIIENAAREPEIIDVATLLNNMGAHIRGAGTDVITIEGVDYLHGTRHQIIPDRIEAGTYIAMAAAMGEGVRITNVLYEHLESYIAKLEEMGVRMTVEEDSIFVEKQSVLKAVSVKTSPYPGFATDLQQPITPLLLTAEGRGTILDIIYEKRTNHVAELVRMGADISIVGGRIAYQGPNKLTGAPVKASDLRAGAALVIAGLMAEGQTEITNVEFILRGYSNIIEKLTDLGADIKLIED